CCAAATTGCTGGCATGGCATTTTGACTCGAATTTCACACAACGGCAtggtaaatggcaaaaaattgGCATGTGAAACGATTGCAGGAGAGAGTGCTGCcccaacagctgcagccactccaaccctcaatctctctctctagcatgCCCCCACAAAAGGAGCAGTTAATAAAGCCCGCAGACCATGTGCTGCAAgtcccacaaaaaaaaacataacgAAGACACATAAATGTCGAGAAGCAAAGAAAGGAGCCATTTTCTAGGGGCGAAACCGCTAAAAGAAAAGCGCTGACCAAAggaaaaatgattgaaaatgaGGGGATGGAAACCTAAAAACAGtcgaattaaaaatataattaaagaaaaaagtgGATTTAAAAACAATGCAGTGTAAAATGAGTCTTTCATTGCAATAGTTGCGTTTCCAGGAATTTTTAAGTACTTTTCTGCCCCTGAAGTATGCTAATGACGCTACTTGTTGGGAGACCGACAATTGGAATGTTTAAATTGAATATACTCTATCGCTCGACTTCGTTATTCTATGGACAACCAAAATTGTTGCATTATTCATGAATGAATTTGATAATGTAAATTTGATAATGTCACAcccatttttcaattttattgtaGCCAATGGTTTGGGTATATAATTCCCGAATTGTGACATTGATCGGTTTAATGATGGGGAACCGCAATAAGTTTTGCCACATTCATACTTGACATGCACATTAAATGGTAGAAGGATGGCAATGCAAATTTCTTTAGCATGCTGAAGCCTTCTTTGGCCGTGGCTTCCTTTAAATGGGAAACCCATACAGCCAACCTatctatttttcttttttgctttttgcttttagcTTAGTGCAAGGAATTTTTACAGCCTTTGTATCTGGAGCCTTTGCAGTGGAGGAGCTTTGATATCCTATGCTTTTTGTCCATTCCACTTTCGTATGCAGTGCGTTTCATATTTTGTCTTTTTGCTTCCTGCTTTTTTTCACTTTCTCCTCCTTTTGTCAGTTCCTTTCTATGCTGCTGtacactttttgtgtgtctgtagTCATTCTGGCGTCATAATTATGGCTACCAGCTACCCAACCCAGGTCATTGTtggctaaataaataatttaaaacatatttaaaatttaaatgggTAATACGAAAATCTGGAGAAgcttaaaaatgtttctagATAAAGTGAGCACAGAAGTAAATATTAGTGGAGCTATCATAATTCGCACGTTTGAACTTCGCGCCTACTTTCGACTTGCagcacttccgtttccgcttagCCTGGACTCGAACCACGTACAACCTTACACGCTGGCGACATTTAGAGTAGTATTTTGCACTGGCGCCCCCCAATGGAGAGTAGCGAGACTAGCTCATTCTACATTGCTTaatgccgcagctgcagcaaaattGTTACGCTGGCGCCACCAGCCGGAGAAAAGCGCTACTGTGTAGAACCGAAAAGACGTCACTTCTTCCCAGTATCCTGGAGCCATTCTATGCTGTACCAATACTTATAAAATAGGGGGAGAATGGGCTTAGGTTTGTCGTTGCTGATTTTTTCCCATCTGGAGATTATCTGGAAAATCTTGCAATCTTTATAAGATACACCCATTAGCCGATTTCGACTCAGTCTTATCTGAATGTTCACATGGGATTCGTGCTGATATTGCTGACATCTCTGCTCAGCGGAGTGCTCGGATACTTGCGCTGCAAATACAACTACTGGCAGATAAATGGGGTGAAGCAGCTGCGGGCCCACTTCCTCCTTGGACATTTCGCCAAGCTGAAGTCGCTGCACTTATCGGAGCTGCTACAGGAGACCTACGAAGCCTTCAAGGGTAGTGCTTTGTTGGCTGgatcatatatttatttacgaCCCATAGCCGTCatcttggacttggacttggccaAAAGAATACTGATTGAGGACTGTGAAAAGTTTGTGGATCGTCAAAACTCTTACAAGGAAACCTTGACGGATAACCTCTTCAATTCTCAGGGCGAGGAATGGTCTAAGCTGAGAAAAATGCAAGCACAAATTTTCACGAGCGGAAAGTTGCGGAAAAATATGTTCGAAACCATCACAAAATCTGCCCACAATCTAGAGGAGTGCTTTAGGGAGTTGGTTGGCCCACAGGGCTGTGTTTTGAATGTGCACGAACTGTTGGATTGCTACAGCATGGATGCCTCGGCCAAGTGTGCCTTTGGCAGTCATATCAACAGCCTCAGGGATGACCAGCTGGAGTTTCGAGTGCAGACACAGAAGATCTTTCGAAGGAGCGATGGCAATATTCGCTGGCGATTATTCAAATTATATTATTGGAGCATCTTGGCAAAGTTAAAGCTGCCCATTCAGTTCTATGACAAAAACAGCACGGAATACTTTAGACGCATTGTCAGGGAGCAGATGGAGTTAAGGGAACTTGGGAACATCAAGAGGAACGACTACTTGGAGCTCTTAATCGGTAATGACTTGACTCTGGAACAGTTAACATCCAAAACCTTTGAGCTCTTTGTGTCTGGGTATGAGACCAGCTCTAACATCCTGACTTGTGCGCTCTTTGAGCTCGCCAAGCATCCAGCGGTGCAGCAGAAGCTGAGAAAAGAGCTGACAATGATTCTACGCAAACGCGGACAACTGACGTATACGGCCATGCTGGAGATGCCCTACTTGGAGCAGACCATCACAGGTGGGTTTCAGTTCAGTCAAGACGAAGATAACTCAGAGATAAGTGTTCTATAATCTTATCTGCCAACTCTTatctttaaaaaaatgtatgggaGAGTATTTTAatctcaaatattttatttttccattgcagAAACTCTACGAAAATACCCCGCCTTGGCCTCCCTGACACGCATCACCGCCGAGGAGTATACGTTGCCCTCTGCCCCTGGAGACATTCCATTGATTCTAGACAAGGACACCATCGTGCATATACCTGTCCATGCCATACACTACGATGCAGAGATCTATCCCCAA
The sequence above is a segment of the Drosophila subobscura isolate 14011-0131.10 chromosome U, UCBerk_Dsub_1.0, whole genome shotgun sequence genome. Coding sequences within it:
- the LOC117900241 gene encoding cytochrome P450 6a22 produces the protein MGFVLILLTSLLSGVLGYLRCKYNYWQINGVKQLRAHFLLGHFAKLKSLHLSELLQETYEAFKGSALLAGSYIYLRPIAVILDLDLAKRILIEDCEKFVDRQNSYKETLTDNLFNSQGEEWSKLRKMQAQIFTSGKLRKNMFETITKSAHNLEECFRELVGPQGCVLNVHELLDCYSMDASAKCAFGSHINSLRDDQLEFRVQTQKIFRRSDGNIRWRLFKLYYWSILAKLKLPIQFYDKNSTEYFRRIVREQMELRELGNIKRNDYLELLIGNDLTLEQLTSKTFELFVSGYETSSNILTCALFELAKHPAVQQKLRKELTMILRKRGQLTYTAMLEMPYLEQTITETLRKYPALASLTRITAEEYTLPSAPGDIPLILDKDTIVHIPVHAIHYDAEIYPQPKLFRPERFEASNCLQRHSMAFLGFGAGPRQCIGQHFGRLLIKIGLIQLLAQYQFSCVPGFPDELPINKGNMILRPSQGVPLKVVRLSE